Proteins from one Oscillatoria nigro-viridis PCC 7112 genomic window:
- a CDS encoding YciI family protein has protein sequence MPWFVKIEQGIVEKPVFDQYVPAHRAYVRELISKGHRAKTGYWARRGGGMLLFEAGSMDEAKAIVAEDPLVKNGCVIYEIYHWCVVEE, from the coding sequence ATGCCTTGGTTTGTCAAAATTGAGCAAGGAATTGTCGAAAAGCCTGTCTTTGACCAATACGTGCCAGCTCACAGAGCTTATGTCCGAGAGTTGATTTCTAAAGGACACCGAGCGAAAACTGGCTACTGGGCGCGGCGGGGCGGGGGTATGTTGCTGTTTGAGGCGGGTTCGATGGATGAGGCGAAGGCGATCGTCGCTGAAGACCCGCTGGTGAAGAACGGTTGCGTTATTTATGAAATTTATCACTGGTGTGTGGTTGAAGAATAA
- a CDS encoding phasin family protein, giving the protein MPGFGDILQKAVYLGVGLASYAGEKAGSKLTELRTEAQKLADELVKRGEMSTEEARRFVDEMVQQAQQQPPVASAGNEKPPEPRRIEIISEEEDVSAKDAKETGGVDKLREQVQNLQEELRRLKRD; this is encoded by the coding sequence ATGCCTGGTTTTGGAGATATTTTACAAAAAGCAGTGTACCTTGGTGTCGGGCTAGCTTCCTACGCTGGTGAAAAAGCTGGCAGCAAGTTAACTGAATTACGCACTGAAGCCCAAAAGCTGGCAGACGAATTGGTGAAGCGGGGCGAGATGTCCACGGAAGAAGCTCGCCGCTTTGTTGATGAAATGGTGCAACAGGCTCAGCAGCAGCCCCCCGTAGCCTCGGCTGGGAACGAAAAACCCCCTGAACCTCGGCGGATTGAAATTATTTCTGAGGAAGAAGATGTCTCGGCAAAAGATGCTAAAGAGACAGGCGGCGTAGACAAGCTCCGCGAACAGGTGCAGAATTTACAAGAGGAATTGCGGCGGCTGAAGCGGGATTAA
- a CDS encoding Uma2 family endonuclease — MVTSIQSPSKISLEEFLLLPETKPASEYLDGEIYQKAMPQGKHSTLQIKFSSAINQVGKPQKLAFAFPQLRCTFGGGAVVPDVAVFEWPRIPLNSLGEIENRFEIAPDWIIEILSPDQSSSRVIKKILFCLKNHTKLGWLIDPEEELVIVFKPQQEPEIKENEDILPVLDVLSGLQMSAADLFGLLSFDRP; from the coding sequence ATGGTAACGTCAATTCAGTCTCCGTCCAAGATTTCTCTGGAAGAGTTTCTGCTATTGCCGGAGACTAAGCCGGCTAGCGAGTATCTTGACGGTGAAATTTATCAAAAAGCTATGCCCCAAGGAAAACACAGCACGTTACAAATCAAATTTTCATCCGCTATTAATCAAGTTGGCAAACCGCAAAAGTTAGCTTTTGCTTTTCCCCAATTGCGCTGCACTTTTGGGGGAGGTGCTGTTGTTCCAGATGTAGCAGTATTTGAGTGGCCGCGGATTCCTCTGAATTCTCTGGGAGAAATAGAAAATAGGTTTGAAATTGCTCCAGATTGGATAATTGAGATTTTATCGCCGGATCAAAGTTCAAGTCGCGTGATTAAGAAGATTCTGTTTTGCCTCAAAAATCACACTAAATTGGGTTGGCTGATTGACCCGGAAGAAGAATTGGTAATTGTTTTTAAACCGCAGCAAGAACCTGAGATTAAGGAGAATGAAGATATTTTACCTGTGCTCGATGTGCTGTCGGGTTTGCAAATGTCGGCGGCGGATTTGTTTGGGCTGTTAAGTTTCGATCGCCCGTGA
- a CDS encoding DNA phosphorothioation system restriction enzyme: MPPSLQLRQYQRVAVANWFANQGRGTLKMATGSGKTITALAIATELYNKINLQVLLVICPYCHLVNQWARESEKFGLKPILAFDSARSWQNKLAAGLYEAIAGDRGFLTIITTNATLMGDSLRSQLRYFPEKTLIIGDEVHNLGAPRLGESLPRNIGLRLALSATPERHFDEQGTEAILDYFGPVLQPELTLADAIRQKALVHYLYYPILVELTEAETRKYSRLTQKIGWALWGDEKVEENDALTTLLMQRSRLIGAAANKLTALRELMIHRLDTAHTLFYCGDGTIEGGARRNNNRQLTETAKLLGSELGYRVNTYTAATPLAERERLRQQFESGELQGLVAIRCLDEGVDIPAIRNAVILASSSNPRQFIQRRGRILRPHPGKERATLFDMIVLPPDLGRETLEVERNLLRKELKRFLEFADLADNAGEARVKLLQLQRRYGLLDI, encoded by the coding sequence ATGCCGCCATCGCTGCAATTGCGACAGTATCAGCGAGTGGCGGTTGCTAATTGGTTTGCGAATCAGGGACGCGGTACGCTGAAAATGGCGACGGGTAGCGGCAAGACGATTACTGCGCTGGCGATCGCCACTGAATTATACAATAAAATTAACCTGCAAGTCCTGCTCGTAATTTGCCCTTACTGCCACCTAGTTAATCAGTGGGCGCGCGAATCCGAGAAATTTGGTTTAAAACCTATTTTGGCTTTTGATAGCGCCCGCAGTTGGCAGAATAAGCTGGCTGCGGGTTTGTATGAAGCGATCGCGGGCGATAGAGGATTTCTCACAATCATCACTACTAATGCTACCTTAATGGGAGATAGTTTGCGATCGCAACTGCGCTATTTCCCAGAAAAAACCCTGATTATTGGAGACGAAGTTCACAACTTAGGCGCGCCCCGTTTAGGAGAAAGTTTGCCGCGCAATATTGGACTGCGACTCGCCCTTTCCGCCACCCCAGAAAGGCATTTCGACGAACAAGGAACCGAAGCTATTTTAGATTATTTCGGCCCTGTTTTGCAGCCGGAACTCACCTTAGCCGACGCCATCCGCCAAAAAGCATTAGTACATTATTTATACTATCCAATTTTAGTGGAATTGACCGAAGCTGAAACCCGGAAATATTCCCGCTTAACTCAAAAGATTGGCTGGGCGCTTTGGGGCGATGAAAAAGTAGAAGAAAACGATGCTTTAACAACTTTATTAATGCAGCGATCCCGATTAATTGGGGCAGCGGCTAATAAATTAACAGCTTTGCGAGAATTAATGATTCACCGTCTCGACACAGCCCACACTTTATTTTACTGCGGCGACGGTACGATCGAAGGAGGTGCGCGCCGAAATAACAACCGCCAGCTAACAGAAACCGCGAAGTTATTGGGTTCAGAATTAGGCTACCGAGTTAACACTTATACGGCGGCAACTCCTTTAGCAGAAAGAGAACGATTGCGCCAGCAATTTGAAAGCGGAGAATTGCAAGGTTTGGTAGCGATTCGGTGTTTGGATGAAGGCGTGGATATCCCTGCAATTCGCAATGCTGTAATTTTAGCAAGCAGCAGCAATCCGCGCCAGTTTATTCAGCGCCGGGGACGGATTTTGCGGCCGCATCCGGGGAAGGAAAGGGCAACTTTATTTGACATGATAGTTTTACCTCCAGATTTGGGTCGGGAAACCTTAGAAGTCGAGCGCAATTTGCTGCGAAAAGAGTTGAAGCGCTTCTTGGAATTTGCCGATTTAGCTGACAATGCTGGGGAAGCTAGAGTGAAATTGTTGCAACTTCAGAGGCGTTACGGGCTATTAGACATTTGA
- the egtC gene encoding ergothioneine biosynthesis protein EgtC, which produces MCRLLGYLGEPILLDAILYKPEHSLIVQSYEPREMTSGLLNADGFGIGWYHPHLETDPFTYKNVQPIWSDINLPSISRYVESRCAIGYVRSATSGQAVDLSNCQPFQNDRLLFVHNGFVKNFRQTLYRPIRDRLSDTLYQSINGTTDSEHIFGLFVNELTAGNLTVQAALQKSLKILAELANFHQVEFSANIIISDGHQLVASRFASQKTPPSLYWLRDDLNCPNSVIIASEPLFAGNWHSCPVQSIISTGVERDIEIYPIL; this is translated from the coding sequence ATGTGCCGTTTGCTTGGCTACCTCGGGGAGCCGATTTTACTCGATGCTATTCTGTACAAGCCGGAACATTCCCTAATTGTGCAGAGTTACGAGCCCCGCGAAATGACTTCTGGCCTACTCAATGCTGACGGTTTTGGTATTGGTTGGTATCACCCGCACTTAGAGACTGACCCGTTTACCTATAAAAATGTACAGCCAATTTGGAGCGACATTAACCTTCCGAGTATCAGTCGATACGTTGAATCTAGATGCGCGATCGGATACGTTCGCAGTGCTACTTCAGGACAAGCTGTAGATTTGAGCAACTGTCAGCCGTTTCAGAACGATCGCCTGCTGTTCGTACACAACGGCTTCGTGAAGAATTTTCGGCAAACTCTTTACAGACCAATTCGCGATCGGCTCAGCGATACGCTGTATCAATCAATTAACGGTACTACAGATTCAGAGCATATCTTCGGCTTGTTTGTCAATGAATTGACAGCCGGAAATCTGACCGTACAAGCAGCTTTGCAAAAGTCGCTGAAAATTTTGGCAGAGCTAGCAAACTTTCACCAAGTAGAATTTTCAGCTAATATAATTATCAGCGACGGACACCAGCTCGTTGCCTCTCGCTTTGCTTCCCAAAAAACCCCTCCTTCCCTCTATTGGCTGCGAGACGATTTAAATTGCCCGAATTCTGTCATCATTGCTTCTGAACCTTTATTTGCTGGCAATTGGCACTCGTGCCCAGTCCAGAGCATTATCAGTACCGGAGTAGAGCGTGATATCGAAATCTATCCAATCTTGTAG
- a CDS encoding putative PEP-binding protein produces the protein MKNLYWLDKIQLSDRDAVGEKAFYLSCLLQKNHPVVPGFVVPASTFWQFLESIDCLEPLFADWPHSSLHLNVDEPRQLQSIARSIRHQILAGKLPDSLLSTLESAVSQLNSQSNLNSTALIFRPSLTSWNPKTVGILESQAVRAEPEAIGVGLKRAWAEMFRARSLFYWQRCGLRVQQINPAVLVQPLQEAIAAGEVKTKAGAQWEIQATSGLGLSLARGETIPDYYQVQPETSAVKFQRIGYKTLAYNLKVGDGEPKKKLLLGKFAAFPIPDSPFIIPDFADCCVQVLGLGEEAQTEYVLEESQLQEIIELSKKASAEFDSDLILEWTLNQTANSGEPQFYFTQVRLVKGEKVAPLEENSIALPHPNSIARTRTPAILRGVAAASGKAEAIAQVMTNSHPENAEFLAGGILVARAIDPNWLPWLKVAAGVVAEQGGMTGHGAILARELGIPAVVGVAGATRAIASGDSVLVDGDSGEVFALAQPDAVETGDSRRLRDTAKKADTYSTAAKMSIAKHQSSTSDRPFNSGPKSRQSESNQYVWGPPTATQLLVNVSQTSSIDRLKNLPIDGIGLLRSELMALEALDCQNPKVWLQDGRQSEFVDRMADCLSLFAAAVSPQPIFYRSLDLRESGAHGSFSYTFEPELFDWELCVLQKVGESGHTNVNLILPFVRSVDEFIYCRQRLETIWKNRSSEFQLWIMAEVPSVLFLLPDYVKAGVQGISIGTNDLTQLLLGIHRNSDQVAGAFNGRDRAVMRAIEQLIKQARAAGIPCSICGDAPALYPETVESFVRWGISSISVNVDAAEQTARAIVRAEQRLLLEAARSIINN, from the coding sequence GTGAAAAACCTCTACTGGTTAGACAAAATTCAACTTTCAGACCGAGATGCAGTGGGAGAAAAAGCATTTTACTTGAGCTGTTTGCTCCAGAAAAATCATCCTGTTGTACCGGGTTTTGTCGTGCCGGCTAGCACATTCTGGCAGTTTTTAGAGTCGATCGACTGCCTAGAACCGCTGTTTGCTGACTGGCCACACTCTTCCCTGCACTTGAATGTCGATGAACCCAGACAACTGCAATCGATCGCCCGCAGCATCCGCCACCAAATCCTCGCCGGCAAACTGCCAGATTCACTGCTCTCCACCCTAGAGTCTGCTGTTTCTCAACTCAACTCACAGTCAAACTTAAACTCCACAGCCTTAATTTTTCGCCCTTCCCTGACTTCCTGGAACCCGAAAACAGTCGGCATTCTGGAATCTCAGGCAGTTCGGGCAGAACCCGAAGCCATTGGGGTCGGACTCAAACGAGCTTGGGCAGAAATGTTCAGAGCCCGAAGTCTATTTTACTGGCAGCGGTGCGGGCTGCGGGTACAGCAAATCAATCCTGCAGTTTTGGTGCAGCCACTTCAAGAAGCGATCGCCGCGGGCGAGGTGAAAACAAAGGCGGGTGCACAGTGGGAAATCCAAGCCACCAGCGGTTTGGGATTGTCCCTCGCTAGGGGAGAAACCATCCCCGATTACTATCAAGTGCAGCCGGAAACAAGCGCGGTTAAATTCCAGCGGATCGGTTACAAAACCTTAGCATACAATCTCAAAGTCGGCGATGGTGAACCGAAAAAAAAACTGTTGCTGGGCAAGTTTGCTGCTTTCCCAATTCCCGATTCTCCATTTATAATTCCTGATTTTGCTGACTGTTGCGTGCAAGTTTTAGGGCTGGGAGAGGAAGCACAAACAGAATACGTTTTAGAGGAATCGCAACTGCAAGAAATCATTGAATTGAGTAAAAAAGCAAGCGCAGAATTTGACTCAGATTTAATTTTAGAGTGGACGCTAAACCAGACAGCAAACAGCGGCGAACCGCAGTTTTATTTCACTCAAGTTCGTCTGGTGAAAGGGGAAAAAGTCGCCCCACTAGAGGAAAATTCGATCGCCCTCCCGCACCCAAACTCGATCGCAAGAACCCGAACTCCTGCCATACTCAGAGGTGTGGCAGCAGCATCAGGAAAAGCCGAAGCAATTGCCCAAGTTATGACTAATTCCCACCCAGAAAACGCGGAATTCTTAGCCGGAGGCATTTTGGTAGCCCGGGCAATCGATCCGAATTGGCTGCCTTGGCTGAAGGTTGCTGCTGGGGTGGTTGCGGAACAAGGAGGTATGACAGGCCACGGCGCCATTTTAGCGAGAGAATTGGGGATTCCCGCCGTTGTGGGAGTGGCCGGGGCCACTCGGGCGATCGCCTCGGGCGATTCGGTGTTGGTAGACGGCGATAGCGGAGAAGTTTTTGCCCTCGCCCAACCCGATGCCGTCGAGACAGGAGACAGCCGCCGACTTCGGGACACAGCAAAAAAGGCAGATACATACAGTACAGCAGCCAAAATGTCAATAGCCAAGCACCAATCTTCTACTTCCGATCGACCGTTCAATTCCGGGCCTAAATCTCGACAATCTGAGTCTAATCAATATGTTTGGGGCCCACCAACGGCGACTCAACTGCTAGTTAATGTCAGCCAAACAAGTTCGATCGACCGCCTCAAAAATCTGCCAATAGACGGCATCGGATTGCTGCGATCGGAATTAATGGCATTAGAAGCTTTGGACTGTCAAAACCCCAAAGTTTGGCTACAAGACGGCCGCCAATCAGAATTTGTCGATCGCATGGCGGATTGCCTCAGCTTGTTTGCTGCAGCCGTTTCGCCGCAGCCAATATTTTATCGTTCTCTCGATTTACGCGAGTCCGGCGCCCACGGCAGTTTCAGCTATACCTTTGAACCGGAATTATTTGATTGGGAACTCTGCGTACTTCAAAAAGTCGGCGAGTCAGGCCATACCAATGTTAATTTAATTTTGCCTTTCGTGCGATCGGTTGACGAGTTTATCTACTGCCGCCAGCGCTTAGAAACAATTTGGAAAAACCGCTCATCCGAATTTCAACTGTGGATTATGGCGGAAGTTCCTTCGGTGTTATTTTTATTGCCAGATTACGTAAAAGCAGGAGTTCAAGGAATTTCCATCGGCACCAACGATTTAACCCAATTGCTGTTAGGCATTCACCGCAACTCCGACCAGGTAGCAGGTGCTTTCAACGGGCGCGATCGAGCAGTGATGAGGGCGATCGAACAATTAATCAAACAGGCCCGGGCCGCCGGCATTCCTTGCTCGATTTGTGGCGACGCTCCCGCATTGTATCCCGAGACAGTTGAATCCTTCGTGCGGTGGGGAATTTCGTCTATTTCGGTCAATGTCGATGCTGCAGAACAAACTGCCAGGGCGATCGTCCGCGCCGAACAGCGCCTGCTGCTAGAAGCCGCTCGATCGATAATTAACAATTAA
- the egtB gene encoding ergothioneine biosynthesis protein EgtB — translation MISKSIQSCREAIYRDLQQCRSGTFKLFADIDYDTFCRQAHPDFSPVGWHLGHIAYTEDLWLLQRCAGLQPVFPQYHQLFAADILPKKQRVFLPTLPEVALYLDAVRKKVLDYLEVAPIDEQERLWRFIIQHESQHCETVAFVLQMQRNKEGRHDTNLDTDTGINSLQQRGIKRGIKQQKFPMPNAQFPMPNSQFPIPYSRFPITDSAIEIPGGEFYMGSDAAEALDNERSRHLCYLEAYSIDRYPVTCGQYRDFMESGGYQNPDWWSADGWKWLQGEAVSQPLYWSENPAFNNHPVCGVSWYEAEAYCNFIGKRLPSEAEWEKAASWDAANQTYRIYPWGEQPPNGSLCNHGNNIANTSPVDAFPKGASAIGCWDMLGNVWEWTASTFDAYPGFESYPYRGYSQVYFDGEHRVLKGGSWATFPQALRSTFRNWYYPGVRQIIAGFRCAN, via the coding sequence GTGATATCGAAATCTATCCAATCTTGTAGAGAGGCAATTTATCGCGATTTGCAGCAGTGTCGCAGCGGCACTTTCAAGCTATTTGCAGACATAGATTATGATACTTTTTGCCGTCAAGCTCATCCTGATTTCAGTCCAGTTGGCTGGCACTTAGGTCACATTGCTTATACTGAGGATTTGTGGCTGTTGCAGCGGTGTGCTGGGTTGCAACCTGTCTTTCCTCAGTATCACCAACTGTTTGCTGCTGATATTTTGCCGAAAAAACAACGGGTTTTTCTGCCGACGTTACCTGAAGTTGCATTATATCTGGACGCGGTGAGAAAAAAGGTGTTAGATTATTTGGAAGTAGCGCCGATCGACGAGCAAGAACGTCTCTGGCGGTTTATTATTCAGCACGAAAGCCAGCACTGCGAAACTGTTGCTTTTGTGTTGCAAATGCAAAGGAATAAGGAAGGAAGGCACGACACGAATTTGGACACGGATACAGGGATTAATTCTCTACAACAGAGAGGAATAAAGCGAGGAATAAAGCAGCAGAAATTCCCCATGCCCAATGCCCAATTCCCAATGCCCAATTCCCAATTCCCAATTCCCTATTCCCGATTCCCAATTACCGATTCGGCGATTGAAATTCCGGGCGGGGAATTTTACATGGGAAGCGATGCTGCTGAGGCTTTGGATAACGAGCGATCGCGCCACCTGTGTTATTTAGAAGCATACTCGATCGATCGCTATCCCGTCACTTGCGGTCAATACCGAGATTTCATGGAATCCGGCGGCTATCAAAACCCTGATTGGTGGTCAGCCGACGGCTGGAAATGGCTGCAAGGCGAAGCCGTCTCTCAACCGCTTTACTGGTCAGAAAATCCTGCTTTCAACAACCATCCAGTTTGCGGAGTCAGTTGGTACGAAGCCGAAGCTTACTGCAACTTTATCGGCAAGCGTTTGCCATCGGAAGCCGAATGGGAAAAAGCGGCAAGTTGGGACGCCGCAAATCAAACATATCGCATCTATCCTTGGGGAGAACAACCGCCAAACGGCAGCCTGTGCAATCACGGCAATAATATTGCCAATACCTCGCCTGTTGATGCCTTTCCCAAAGGAGCAAGTGCGATCGGCTGCTGGGATATGTTGGGCAATGTTTGGGAGTGGACGGCTTCAACCTTTGACGCCTATCCGGGATTTGAAAGTTATCCTTACAGGGGATATTCTCAAGTTTATTTTGATGGAGAACACCGGGTTTTGAAAGGGGGGAGTTGGGCGACTTTTCCGCAGGCACTGCGATCGACCTTTCGGAATTGGTACTATCCGGGCGTGCGGCAAATTATTGCTGGTTTTCGCTGCGCTAATTAG
- a CDS encoding 2'-5' RNA ligase family protein — protein sequence MSPSKQRFFIALVPPPDIQQHITEIKLYFAEHYNSRGALNSPPHITLQPPFEWLAADVPKLEQSLKEFSANRLPIPVTLSGFAAFAPRVIYVDAVKSPALLEIHKDLMSYLEANLGIVDRVSQSRPFVPHMTVAFRDLSKENFQTAWLEFSGRSLHFEFTASALTLLLHDGSRWNISNQFPLAAEPPTILLNPS from the coding sequence ATGAGCCCGTCAAAACAGCGATTTTTTATTGCCCTAGTGCCGCCTCCCGATATTCAACAACACATTACTGAGATTAAACTATATTTTGCGGAACACTACAACAGTCGCGGTGCTTTGAATTCACCGCCGCACATCACGCTGCAACCTCCTTTTGAATGGTTAGCGGCGGATGTCCCCAAATTAGAGCAAAGTTTGAAGGAGTTTTCTGCCAATCGGCTGCCAATTCCCGTTACTCTATCCGGTTTTGCTGCTTTCGCGCCCCGCGTCATTTACGTTGATGCTGTCAAATCGCCCGCATTGCTGGAAATACACAAAGATTTGATGAGTTATTTGGAGGCAAATTTGGGAATTGTCGATCGAGTTTCTCAAAGTCGCCCATTTGTACCGCACATGACAGTAGCGTTTCGCGATTTAAGTAAGGAGAATTTTCAAACGGCTTGGTTGGAATTCTCCGGGCGATCGCTCCACTTTGAGTTTACCGCTTCGGCGTTAACTTTACTGCTTCACGACGGCAGCCGGTGGAACATCAGCAACCAATTCCCGCTTGCAGCCGAGCCTCCAACCATCCTACTAAATCCCTCCTAA
- a CDS encoding ComF family protein: MNKRQWTGLVKSFLNLFLKSNCPLCQRPAAGEFCPYCHKQLQRCQLSDPGRFWHSQQRVFVWGEYGGALKRAIAALKYDGNPQLAKPLGGWLAEAWLSFPELATDNLTVVPIPLHQEKLEQRGFNQAELLAESFCDLTGLPLQRHGLERVKNTRALFALTPQQRQAEMKNALGLGKDFRRRLPRDRVLLVDDIYTSGTTVKSAIQILEQSGISVYGTVALATPNKINR; this comes from the coding sequence ATGAACAAGCGACAATGGACGGGATTAGTCAAATCTTTTCTCAATCTATTTCTTAAGTCTAACTGTCCTCTTTGTCAGCGACCGGCCGCCGGAGAGTTTTGTCCGTACTGTCACAAGCAACTTCAGCGATGTCAGTTAAGCGATCCCGGTCGATTTTGGCATTCTCAACAGCGTGTTTTTGTGTGGGGTGAGTATGGCGGGGCTCTCAAACGGGCGATCGCAGCTTTGAAATATGACGGCAATCCGCAATTAGCCAAACCTCTAGGCGGCTGGCTGGCGGAAGCTTGGCTGAGTTTTCCCGAATTAGCTACAGACAATTTAACAGTTGTACCGATTCCCCTGCATCAAGAAAAGCTCGAGCAGCGCGGTTTTAACCAGGCGGAACTTTTGGCTGAAAGTTTTTGCGATCTGACTGGTTTACCTTTGCAGCGGCACGGTTTGGAGCGGGTGAAAAATACTCGGGCTTTATTCGCTCTGACGCCACAGCAGCGACAAGCGGAAATGAAAAATGCTTTAGGTTTGGGGAAAGATTTTCGGCGCAGGCTCCCGCGCGATCGAGTGCTGTTAGTTGATGATATTTACACTAGCGGTACTACGGTTAAGTCGGCAATTCAAATATTGGAACAGTCGGGAATTTCGGTTTACGGAACTGTGGCACTTGCAACTCCGAATAAGATTAATCGGTAA
- a CDS encoding RNA-guided endonuclease InsQ/TnpB family protein — MFSLTYEFKLKPTVSQVSLFEDWLEQCRRVYNYALAERKAWYKSRSCLVNACSLHSEYIIPADAKRPTYASQCKSLTAAKEKIPALRVVQSQVLQQTLKRLEQAFVSMWERNFGFPRYKKPGRCKSFVFPQLGKSPLKNGMINLPKIGWVKFRQSREIPGDALVKQARIVKRASGWYVMLSLQWGVSVPQATPSGEAVGIDVGLISFLATSSGLTLPRPRFFVDLQRKLKLLQQRVNRKKLGSNNWRKAQTKVAKLHEHISNTRKNFHWRTAHLLCNQAGMIFVEDLNCKALAAGLLAKHCLDAAWGQFFNILKQCCFKRGVFFMEVDSRKTSQICPNCGVETGKKDLSERIHKCNSCGYTTDRDVASVQVVLRRGLAAVGHTVKMLNEGKVVGLPTS; from the coding sequence GTGTTTTCTCTAACCTACGAGTTTAAGCTCAAACCTACCGTCAGCCAAGTTTCACTGTTTGAAGACTGGCTAGAACAGTGTCGGCGGGTGTATAACTACGCACTTGCTGAACGGAAGGCTTGGTATAAGTCTCGTAGTTGCCTGGTTAATGCTTGTTCCCTACATTCCGAGTACATTATTCCTGCTGATGCTAAGCGTCCTACTTATGCTTCTCAGTGCAAAAGTTTAACAGCAGCAAAAGAAAAAATCCCCGCTTTGAGGGTAGTTCAATCGCAAGTTCTACAACAAACACTTAAACGGTTAGAACAAGCTTTTGTTTCAATGTGGGAGAGAAACTTTGGCTTTCCTCGGTACAAGAAGCCAGGTCGCTGTAAATCTTTTGTTTTTCCACAACTGGGGAAATCGCCTTTGAAAAACGGGATGATTAACCTACCCAAAATAGGTTGGGTTAAGTTCCGACAATCAAGGGAGATACCTGGTGATGCCTTGGTGAAACAAGCTCGAATTGTTAAACGAGCTAGCGGTTGGTACGTGATGCTTAGTTTGCAATGGGGTGTATCTGTACCTCAAGCAACACCATCAGGAGAAGCAGTAGGAATCGACGTAGGATTAATCAGTTTTCTCGCTACATCATCTGGGCTAACACTACCAAGACCGAGGTTTTTTGTAGACCTTCAACGCAAGCTTAAATTGCTGCAACAAAGAGTCAACAGAAAGAAACTTGGGTCAAATAATTGGCGTAAAGCTCAAACGAAAGTGGCAAAACTCCATGAACATATAAGCAACACCCGCAAGAACTTTCATTGGCGTACTGCTCACTTGCTTTGCAATCAGGCAGGAATGATATTTGTTGAAGACTTAAATTGCAAAGCTCTAGCTGCGGGATTGTTAGCCAAGCACTGCCTAGATGCGGCTTGGGGACAATTCTTCAACATCCTGAAACAGTGTTGTTTTAAGCGTGGAGTCTTTTTTATGGAAGTTGACTCTAGAAAAACAAGTCAAATTTGCCCTAACTGTGGAGTTGAGACAGGTAAAAAAGATTTGTCAGAACGTATCCACAAATGTAATAGTTGCGGGTATACAACTGATAGAGATGTTGCCTCCGTCCAAGTAGTTCTACGACGAGGACTTGCAGCGGTAGGACATACCGTCAAGATGCTTAATGAGGGCAAGGTCGTTGGACTCCCTACGAGTTAA
- a CDS encoding RNA recognition motif domain-containing protein, with amino-acid sequence MTIYIGNLSYRATEEDLKAVFAEYGTVKRVVLPTDRETGRMRGFAFVEMMEDAQEDAAIAELDGAEWMGRPLRVNKAKPKEEGNRGAGIKRNDGY; translated from the coding sequence ATGACTATCTACATTGGAAATCTGTCTTACCGCGCCACCGAAGAAGACCTGAAAGCAGTATTTGCAGAATACGGCACAGTCAAGCGAGTTGTCTTGCCTACCGACAGGGAAACCGGTCGGATGCGCGGTTTTGCATTTGTTGAGATGATGGAGGATGCCCAAGAAGACGCTGCAATTGCCGAATTAGACGGTGCAGAGTGGATGGGACGCCCCTTGCGAGTGAACAAAGCTAAACCGAAAGAAGAGGGAAATCGAGGCGCCGGTATCAAGAGAAACGACGGATATTAG